Proteins co-encoded in one Vampirovibrio chlorellavorus genomic window:
- a CDS encoding glycosyl hydrolase family 8 has protein sequence MRTPFKLPTPLLQIVLLATAALTLTVFYPAQSQSPAPTTPRPPAVHTQWPLRQLLRESWQFYKDRFLVDGAHVVSNTYGGTISEGQSYAMLKALWMNEPATFDKVWQWTKRNMKRPHDHLLAWRWGDGEFGTTKGIMQTENATDADQDIAYALLKAGQQWNRPDYSRDGLNIVKDMWRINVEKLDGRYYLTPGPWPGFKEEYLTINPSYMAPYVYREFAKADVEHAAGWTQLANEVYDNLEACTNLTAPKLPPNWCAVRWQNVPGQPRIIFSDKQGEGARDFSYDAFRVYWRMTMDAHLSPSPWRERALAYLKNHPFLLNYWQQHQVMPEGFTATGAPRGKETSGFGMGPLLVLNHVRQPEGDALLYQQSLGKHYHSDGYWFNDYNDFLHSVIWLHLYALSLSQQP, from the coding sequence ATGAGAACCCCTTTTAAACTACCCACCCCCCTGCTGCAAATAGTGCTATTGGCCACTGCGGCATTGACTTTAACCGTGTTTTACCCGGCCCAAAGCCAAAGCCCCGCCCCAACCACTCCTCGGCCACCAGCCGTGCATACCCAGTGGCCACTGCGGCAACTATTGCGGGAAAGCTGGCAATTTTATAAGGATCGCTTTCTGGTGGATGGCGCCCACGTGGTTTCCAACACCTACGGCGGCACCATCAGCGAAGGGCAATCCTACGCCATGCTAAAGGCCTTGTGGATGAATGAACCCGCCACCTTCGACAAGGTCTGGCAATGGACCAAGCGGAATATGAAGCGCCCTCACGATCATCTGCTGGCCTGGCGCTGGGGCGACGGAGAATTTGGCACCACCAAGGGCATTATGCAAACCGAAAACGCCACGGACGCCGATCAGGATATCGCCTACGCCCTGCTGAAAGCCGGTCAGCAATGGAATCGCCCGGACTACAGCCGGGACGGTCTGAACATCGTGAAAGACATGTGGCGCATTAACGTGGAAAAACTGGATGGGCGCTACTATCTCACCCCCGGCCCCTGGCCCGGCTTTAAGGAGGAATACCTGACCATTAACCCCTCCTACATGGCCCCCTATGTCTACCGGGAGTTCGCCAAAGCCGATGTGGAACACGCCGCCGGATGGACACAACTGGCCAATGAGGTCTACGACAACCTGGAGGCCTGCACCAACCTGACCGCCCCCAAGCTGCCCCCCAACTGGTGCGCGGTGCGCTGGCAAAACGTGCCCGGTCAGCCCCGCATTATTTTTTCCGACAAGCAGGGCGAGGGGGCCAGAGACTTCAGCTACGATGCCTTTCGGGTGTACTGGCGCATGACCATGGACGCCCACCTCAGCCCTTCCCCCTGGCGGGAGCGGGCCCTGGCGTATCTAAAAAATCACCCCTTCCTCTTGAACTATTGGCAGCAGCATCAAGTCATGCCCGAAGGCTTTACCGCCACTGGAGCGCCACGCGGCAAAGAAACTTCCGGCTTTGGCATGGGCCCCTTGCTGGTGCTGAACCACGTGCGGCAGCCCGAGGGGGATGCCCTGCTGTATCAGCAAAGTCTGGGGAAACATTATCATTCGGACGGCTACTGGTTTAACGATTACAACGATTTTCTGCACAGCGTGATTTGGTTGCATTTGTACGCTTTAAGCCTGTCACAGCAACCGTAA
- a CDS encoding sugar transferase translates to MSTSSFAAIPPVTGPASAPVKGHSSSTPQPRLHAFSDSVWRLQLMFLNRSVHWGYQAQQFLKRAFDVLAASLGLLAIAPLLLLIAALVKFTSPGPILYKSQRIGKNFQPFGMYKFRTMSVDADAQREALRQQTEQTNGLFKLANDPRVTEVGKVLRALSLDELPQLLNVIRGEMSLVGPRPLPQDESELFQEPYTLRFQVFPGMTGAWQVGGRSNLSFEQLCQLEMNYVINWTLLADIKILLKTLPAVLASRGAY, encoded by the coding sequence TTGAGTACTTCTTCTTTCGCAGCCATTCCACCTGTCACCGGGCCCGCCTCTGCTCCCGTTAAGGGCCACTCCTCAAGCACCCCCCAGCCCCGCCTGCATGCTTTTTCCGATTCGGTCTGGCGCCTGCAACTGATGTTTCTGAATCGTTCGGTTCACTGGGGCTACCAGGCCCAGCAGTTTTTGAAACGTGCCTTTGATGTGCTGGCCGCCAGTCTGGGTCTGCTGGCCATTGCGCCTTTACTGTTGCTGATTGCGGCACTGGTCAAGTTCACTTCCCCCGGGCCCATTTTGTACAAAAGCCAGCGCATTGGCAAAAATTTTCAGCCCTTTGGCATGTATAAATTCCGCACCATGAGCGTGGATGCCGACGCCCAGCGGGAAGCCCTGCGTCAACAGACCGAGCAGACCAACGGCCTGTTCAAGCTGGCCAATGATCCCCGGGTGACCGAAGTGGGCAAGGTCTTGCGGGCACTCAGTCTGGATGAACTGCCCCAATTGTTGAACGTTATTCGGGGGGAAATGAGTCTGGTGGGCCCCCGTCCGCTGCCACAGGATGAGAGCGAACTCTTCCAGGAACCCTATACCCTGAGGTTTCAGGTGTTTCCCGGCATGACCGGCGCCTGGCAGGTGGGGGGACGCTCCAACCTGAGCTTTGAGCAACTGTGCCAACTGGAAATGAACTACGTCATCAACTGGACCTTGCTTGCGGATATCAAGATCCTGTTGAAAACCCTGCCCGCCGTTCTGGCCAGCCGAGGCGCCTACTGA
- a CDS encoding methylthioribulose 1-phosphate dehydratase: MSSSFSHLPPQAQRLESLTEVIHFLHARGWTPATSSNFSCRLPEGQAGFSVSVSGLDKGSFRAQDFLDVDFNGQIIRPEQAHCRPSAETLLHALVYQKFPDTQVVLHTHSVNGTVLSKLYEAEKGLLLKEFEVLKGLEGIATHQAELRLPIFSNHQDMTVLAAQIEPVLREQTPVYGFLLAGHGLYTWGNTLAQAKRHVEVFEFLFECILKLRSHGYPDYS; this comes from the coding sequence ATGTCCAGTTCTTTTTCCCATTTGCCTCCTCAGGCGCAACGTCTGGAATCCCTGACCGAGGTGATTCACTTTTTACACGCCCGTGGCTGGACGCCTGCCACCAGTTCCAATTTTTCCTGCCGATTGCCCGAGGGGCAGGCGGGCTTTTCGGTGTCCGTGTCCGGTCTGGATAAGGGCAGCTTTAGGGCGCAGGACTTTCTGGACGTGGATTTCAACGGGCAGATTATCCGCCCGGAGCAGGCCCATTGTCGGCCTTCCGCGGAAACGCTCCTGCATGCGCTGGTCTATCAGAAGTTTCCCGATACTCAGGTGGTCTTGCACACTCATTCCGTCAATGGCACGGTCTTGTCTAAGTTGTACGAGGCCGAGAAGGGGCTGTTGCTGAAAGAATTTGAAGTGCTGAAAGGTCTGGAAGGGATTGCTACCCATCAAGCCGAGCTGCGGCTGCCCATTTTTAGTAATCATCAGGACATGACTGTCCTGGCGGCTCAAATTGAGCCGGTACTGCGAGAGCAAACTCCCGTTTACGGCTTTCTGCTGGCGGGCCATGGCTTGTACACTTGGGGAAACACCTTGGCTCAGGCCAAGCGGCATGTGGAAGTGTTCGAGTTTTTATTTGAGTGCATTTTAAAATTGAGGTCGCATGGCTATCCTGACTATTCCTGA
- a CDS encoding 1,2-dihydroxy-3-keto-5-methylthiopentene dioxygenase, whose amino-acid sequence MAILTIPERAVIIPDGESIQAYLNARGIVFEQWSANCEFSPEASQEEILAAYNHSLSPYMAAHGYQTADVISVHPQTPNLPEIRARFLREHTHTEDEVRFFVEGQGYFWFNLEGDEPVFCVKCVSGDLLSVPANVKHWFDLGPVPQVKTIRVFTDAAGWIPHYTDSGVEIRYLSAVSA is encoded by the coding sequence ATGGCTATCCTGACTATTCCTGAGCGAGCCGTCATTATTCCGGATGGCGAGTCCATTCAGGCTTACCTCAACGCCCGGGGTATTGTATTCGAGCAATGGAGCGCCAACTGCGAATTTTCTCCAGAGGCCTCTCAGGAGGAGATTCTGGCCGCTTACAATCATTCGTTAAGCCCGTACATGGCTGCCCATGGCTATCAAACCGCCGATGTAATCTCCGTGCATCCGCAAACGCCCAATCTGCCGGAGATTCGGGCCAGGTTTTTGCGGGAGCACACCCACACCGAAGATGAAGTGCGCTTTTTCGTGGAAGGGCAAGGCTACTTCTGGTTCAATCTGGAAGGGGATGAGCCGGTATTTTGCGTGAAATGCGTCAGTGGCGATTTGTTATCGGTACCCGCCAACGTCAAGCACTGGTTTGACCTGGGGCCGGTGCCGCAGGTAAAGACCATTCGGGTGTTTACGGACGCTGCCGGATGGATTCCCCACTATACGGATTCCGGGGTGGAGATCCGTTATTTGAGCGCCGTGTCCGCCTGA
- the mtnC gene encoding acireductone synthase has protein sequence MDQNLKSSPVRFVLLDIEGTTTDIHFVHQVLFPYSAQRLPEFVKQHAHDPLVREAFQSVRETISQEEGRTLDEAGCLQTLLDWIATDRKHTALKQLQGMIWKTGFEQGDYRGHVYDDVLRALQNWTLKGIELGIYSSGSVQAQKLLFSYSEAGDLTRYFSRYFDTRVGAKRDVESYRRIVTELNLPPMEVLFLSDVETELDAARLAGLLAKQIVREGTTPSDRHAHFKDLLAVEQLTTGPQADLPRR, from the coding sequence ATGGACCAAAATTTAAAATCCTCTCCGGTTCGCTTTGTTCTGCTGGACATAGAAGGAACCACTACCGATATTCACTTTGTGCATCAGGTGCTGTTTCCCTACTCGGCCCAGCGCTTGCCGGAGTTTGTGAAGCAGCACGCCCACGACCCGCTGGTGCGGGAGGCCTTTCAGTCCGTTCGGGAAACCATCTCTCAGGAGGAGGGGCGTACGCTGGATGAAGCCGGTTGCCTGCAAACGCTGCTGGACTGGATTGCCACGGATCGCAAGCACACGGCCCTCAAGCAGCTACAGGGCATGATCTGGAAGACGGGCTTTGAGCAAGGGGATTACCGGGGCCATGTTTACGATGACGTGCTGAGGGCCCTGCAAAACTGGACGCTGAAAGGGATCGAGCTGGGCATTTACTCATCGGGTTCCGTGCAGGCACAAAAACTGTTATTTTCTTACTCCGAGGCGGGCGATTTAACCCGTTATTTCAGCCGCTACTTTGATACCCGGGTGGGCGCCAAAAGAGACGTGGAATCATATCGACGTATTGTCACCGAGTTGAATTTGCCGCCGATGGAAGTGCTGTTCTTATCCGATGTGGAGACGGAGCTGGATGCGGCCCGTCTGGCGGGCCTGTTGGCCAAGCAAATTGTGCGGGAGGGGACCACACCCTCTGATCGGCATGCGCATTTTAAGGACTTGCTGGCCGTGGAACAGTTGACCACAGGCCCCCAAGCCGATTTGCCACGGCGGTGA
- a CDS encoding aldehyde dehydrogenase family protein → MTRQTQTQATSAAQPFILQGSERFGKSGSPQPIYYPGDAVTLIGEAYFADDLHLELIEKTALQGFQSFRKTSLKARAHILNNLADRLEAHQETLALLITRESGKPITLSQREVARSVKVCRGYAAQVERSTATLMQVEGRSVRLSRFPIGPVLAITPYNFPLNLVIHKLAPAIAAGCSITIKPAPQTPLTALYLGRLAAEAGYEAINVIPAQNSLAETLVRSNAFAKLSFTGSAPVGWHLRSIAGNKSVTLELGGNAAVIVDDLTEPVESLAQRIALGAFSFAGQICISVQRILIQDALKDTLLPALVNATRQLKVGDPFKADTDIGPMISIQQVQRTRSIIKDALKAGANVIYGGNTFNAFTMNPTLLDRTTPAMAVNAEEVFAPIATVSTYHHLEEALALVNRSRYGLQAGLYSHHTPKIEQAYQTLDVGGLLINDIPTTRLDLLPYGGVKDSGLGREGVLCGIEEYTYLKTLIQK, encoded by the coding sequence ATGACCAGACAAACTCAAACCCAAGCGACCAGTGCCGCTCAGCCTTTTATCCTGCAAGGCAGCGAACGCTTTGGAAAAAGCGGCAGCCCGCAGCCCATCTATTATCCGGGCGATGCGGTGACCTTGATCGGCGAAGCCTATTTTGCCGATGATCTGCATTTGGAACTGATTGAAAAAACCGCCCTGCAAGGGTTTCAGAGCTTCCGAAAGACAAGCCTCAAAGCGCGGGCACACATCCTGAATAATCTGGCCGATCGGCTGGAAGCCCATCAAGAGACGCTGGCCTTGCTCATCACCCGGGAAAGCGGCAAGCCCATCACCCTGTCTCAGCGAGAAGTGGCCCGCTCCGTGAAGGTGTGCCGAGGGTATGCCGCCCAAGTGGAGCGCAGCACGGCGACCCTGATGCAGGTGGAAGGCCGCAGCGTGCGACTGAGCCGCTTCCCCATCGGGCCGGTGCTGGCCATTACCCCCTACAACTTTCCGCTGAATCTGGTCATCCACAAGCTGGCCCCGGCCATTGCCGCCGGATGCTCCATCACCATCAAACCGGCCCCGCAAACTCCGCTGACAGCGCTCTATTTGGGACGTTTGGCCGCCGAGGCCGGGTACGAGGCCATTAACGTGATTCCGGCCCAAAACAGCCTGGCCGAAACACTGGTGCGCTCCAATGCCTTTGCCAAGCTCAGTTTTACGGGCAGCGCTCCGGTGGGCTGGCACTTGCGCAGCATCGCCGGGAATAAATCGGTCACCCTGGAACTGGGCGGAAACGCCGCCGTGATTGTGGATGACTTGACCGAGCCCGTAGAGTCATTGGCCCAGCGCATCGCCCTGGGCGCCTTTTCCTTTGCCGGACAAATCTGCATCTCCGTACAACGCATTTTGATTCAGGACGCCCTGAAAGACACCTTACTGCCCGCGCTGGTCAACGCCACCCGGCAACTAAAAGTAGGCGATCCCTTCAAAGCGGACACGGACATTGGCCCCATGATCAGCATTCAACAGGTGCAGCGAACCCGCTCCATCATTAAAGACGCCTTAAAAGCGGGGGCCAACGTGATTTACGGCGGTAATACCTTCAACGCCTTTACCATGAACCCCACCCTGCTGGATCGCACCACCCCCGCCATGGCCGTGAACGCCGAAGAGGTGTTTGCCCCCATCGCCACCGTGAGTACCTATCACCACCTTGAGGAGGCTCTGGCCCTGGTCAATCGGTCCCGCTACGGTTTGCAGGCCGGGCTTTACAGCCACCACACCCCAAAAATCGAGCAGGCCTACCAAACGCTGGACGTGGGCGGCCTGCTGATCAACGACATTCCCACCACCCGGCTGGACCTGTTGCCTTATGGCGGGGTCAAGGACTCCGGTCTGGGCCGGGAAGGGGTACTGTGCGGCATTGAAGAGTACACCTACCTGAAAACGCTGATTCAAAAGTAG
- a CDS encoding ABC transporter substrate-binding protein — translation MLLILLIPMLFTGCTKPPSKPTERITLEFWTLQLDTFKSTLEPMFLEYERAHPNVRIHWVDVPFSEGPKRTLTAMLSGHTPDVVNLNPDFSAILANRNALTNMNTALPESVKSTYLPVAWQGATLTRPGQAPLAFGLPWYITSSVTIYNKALLRNAGFAQPPTRFAELSDFADQIHRKTGQYGLMPVIAENGNFLKELKKQGIPLYNAKGQAIFATPQAMEILATYVDMYKQGWVPAEAITESHQSAVGRFQAGTLASLSIGPNFLKIVKENAPNIYKETDVAPQFPQTSPYKDFSLMVLVVPVKSAHPKEAVDFAAFITNAKNQLALAQVAPVLPSITAALNDPYFAPAQAPDLMAEGRAISAKQLLGATAAYQIQPNQNAINDIINHYVQLAMLGKISPENALRQAQTEINATLELDS, via the coding sequence GTGCTACTTATTCTCTTGATTCCAATGCTCTTCACGGGCTGTACAAAACCTCCGAGCAAGCCCACCGAACGCATCACCCTGGAGTTTTGGACGCTGCAACTGGACACGTTCAAAAGCACGCTGGAACCCATGTTTCTGGAGTACGAGCGAGCCCATCCCAACGTGCGCATCCATTGGGTGGATGTGCCTTTTTCCGAGGGCCCCAAACGCACCCTGACCGCCATGCTCAGCGGACACACCCCGGATGTGGTGAATTTAAACCCGGATTTTTCTGCCATACTGGCCAACCGCAACGCCTTGACCAACATGAACACCGCCCTGCCGGAGTCCGTAAAATCCACGTATTTGCCGGTAGCCTGGCAAGGAGCCACCCTCACTAGACCGGGCCAAGCACCGCTGGCCTTTGGCTTGCCCTGGTACATCACCTCCAGCGTGACCATCTACAACAAGGCCCTGCTGCGGAATGCGGGCTTCGCCCAGCCTCCCACCCGCTTTGCGGAACTCTCCGATTTTGCCGATCAAATTCACCGAAAAACCGGTCAATACGGCCTCATGCCGGTCATCGCCGAAAATGGAAATTTCCTGAAAGAACTCAAAAAACAGGGCATTCCGCTGTACAACGCCAAAGGACAGGCCATTTTCGCCACCCCGCAGGCCATGGAAATTTTAGCCACCTACGTGGACATGTACAAACAGGGCTGGGTACCGGCGGAAGCCATCACCGAAAGTCATCAATCCGCGGTGGGACGCTTTCAGGCGGGCACATTGGCCTCGCTGTCCATTGGCCCCAACTTCCTGAAAATCGTGAAGGAAAACGCCCCCAACATTTACAAGGAAACGGACGTGGCCCCCCAGTTTCCGCAAACTTCTCCCTACAAGGATTTTTCTCTGATGGTATTGGTAGTACCGGTGAAAAGCGCTCACCCCAAGGAGGCCGTCGATTTCGCCGCCTTCATCACCAACGCCAAAAATCAGCTGGCCCTGGCCCAGGTCGCCCCCGTTTTGCCTTCGATCACAGCGGCCCTGAACGATCCGTATTTCGCCCCGGCGCAAGCGCCTGACTTAATGGCTGAGGGGCGGGCCATCAGCGCCAAACAACTATTGGGAGCCACCGCCGCTTACCAAATTCAGCCCAACCAGAACGCCATCAACGACATCATCAACCATTACGTGCAACTGGCCATGCTGGGCAAAATCTCCCCGGAGAACGCCCTGCGGCAAGCCCAAACGGAAATCAATGCTACACTGGAATTGGACTCCTGA
- a CDS encoding TatD family hydrolase, translating to MSAPTLIDTHCHLDYIHRQADHPDGLSGTDPVQVLARAKAAGVEFLVNPSVTPAKFPEVMAMAERFENVYAAVAVHPTDVADIVDQPDWLAEIEALLSHPKVVAVGETGLDYYWDQSLVDLQKKCFKSLLELGRKYDLPVIVHDREAHEDVYQIISEVPGVRGIMHCFSGDAEFAHRMIEKNFHISFAGNVTFKKAENLHQAAKEIPLEWMLVETDSPFLSPMPFRGKPNEPARVKLVAEKIAELRGIAYEEVAAVTTANARKVFGLL from the coding sequence ATGAGCGCGCCCACCCTCATTGATACCCACTGCCATCTGGATTACATTCACCGGCAAGCCGATCACCCGGATGGCCTGAGTGGTACCGATCCGGTGCAAGTGCTGGCCCGGGCCAAAGCCGCTGGCGTGGAATTTCTGGTGAATCCCAGCGTGACCCCGGCCAAATTTCCGGAGGTCATGGCCATGGCCGAACGCTTTGAGAACGTGTACGCCGCCGTGGCCGTTCACCCCACCGATGTGGCCGATATCGTGGATCAGCCGGACTGGCTGGCCGAAATCGAAGCCTTGCTCAGCCATCCCAAAGTGGTGGCCGTGGGGGAAACCGGGCTGGATTACTATTGGGATCAATCGCTGGTGGACTTGCAAAAAAAATGTTTTAAAAGCCTGCTGGAACTGGGCCGAAAGTACGATTTGCCGGTGATCGTGCATGACCGGGAGGCCCATGAGGATGTGTACCAGATCATCAGCGAAGTCCCGGGGGTGCGGGGCATTATGCACTGCTTCTCCGGCGATGCCGAGTTTGCCCATCGTATGATCGAGAAAAACTTCCACATTAGCTTTGCCGGAAACGTGACCTTTAAAAAAGCAGAAAACCTGCATCAAGCGGCCAAAGAAATTCCCTTAGAGTGGATGCTGGTGGAAACCGATTCTCCTTTCCTCAGCCCGATGCCCTTTCGGGGCAAGCCCAACGAACCGGCCCGAGTGAAGCTGGTGGCGGAAAAAATCGCCGAACTGCGAGGAATCGCTTACGAGGAAGTGGCCGCCGTGACCACGGCCAATGCCCGCAAAGTCTTTGGTCTGTTATGA
- a CDS encoding DUF6980 family protein translates to MNCEQFKRSYSKFDGAANVIHWKDIETPEYASYSDHMQDCHECRDWFQTEQLKDWKIDASAYPCIHMAYHANYRCASHQDAWECPSSLIVYVDQYDEYGIPIRDGGTSYWKIDCCPWCGHALPQSKRELWMQKLRALGHDPMNHYDKIPAEYKSAKWYKDDHFPDLRLV, encoded by the coding sequence ATGAACTGCGAACAATTTAAACGCTCTTACAGCAAATTCGACGGCGCCGCCAATGTCATCCACTGGAAGGACATTGAAACCCCGGAATACGCCTCCTACTCGGATCATATGCAAGATTGTCACGAGTGCCGGGACTGGTTCCAGACCGAGCAACTCAAGGACTGGAAAATCGACGCCAGCGCCTATCCCTGCATTCACATGGCCTATCACGCCAATTACCGATGTGCCTCGCATCAGGATGCCTGGGAGTGCCCCAGCAGCTTAATTGTCTACGTGGATCAGTATGACGAATACGGCATCCCCATCCGGGATGGGGGAACCTCCTACTGGAAGATCGATTGCTGCCCGTGGTGCGGACACGCCCTGCCCCAATCCAAGCGGGAATTGTGGATGCAGAAGCTGCGGGCCTTGGGTCATGATCCTATGAATCACTACGACAAAATTCCGGCGGAATACAAAAGCGCCAAGTGGTACAAGGACGATCACTTTCCCGATCTGCGGCTGGTTTAG
- the metG gene encoding methionine--tRNA ligase encodes MSQNTYYITTAIDYVNAAPHLGHAYEKIATDVMARFQKLVGKEVFFLTGTDEHGTKVEKTAASRGLTPQQHTDELVEEFKKAWAYLNLNYDRFIRTTDADHYAVVEQLWRKMAAKGDIEKRAYQGMYCAGCEKFVTERDLNEAGECPNHQRKPEIVQEENYFFKLSKYKAALQAHMQSNPNFVLPEFRAAEVLQMLEDLEDISVSRHKNSVSWGIPVPNDADQVIYVWIDALSNYITGIGYGKDEALFNRFWPADVHMIGKDILRFHAIYWPAMLMSAEIPLPSQIFAHGFININEAKISKSVGNVVSPFTLKERFELPNPDPIRYYLMTVATFGQDGSFTEEDFKLKVNADLANNLGNLLNRTLNMTNKYFDGQVPQSQHAKPGILHADGVTEVHQAYAAFEFQKAADLILQLVDWANKQINDQEPWTLFKEGKLTELADLMYTVLETLRQVAILLSPITPTLSDEMWSQLGYQAKLSDLCPRWDDITNAHIPVGQRVNLQGPILPRLDSELAGATKKK; translated from the coding sequence ATGAGCCAAAACACCTACTACATCACCACCGCCATCGACTACGTCAACGCGGCGCCCCACCTGGGCCACGCTTACGAAAAAATCGCCACCGACGTCATGGCCCGCTTCCAGAAGCTGGTGGGCAAAGAGGTGTTTTTCCTGACCGGCACCGATGAGCATGGCACCAAGGTAGAAAAAACCGCCGCCAGCCGAGGCCTTACCCCTCAACAGCACACCGATGAACTGGTGGAAGAGTTCAAAAAGGCCTGGGCTTACCTCAACTTAAACTACGATCGCTTCATTCGCACCACCGACGCGGATCATTACGCCGTGGTGGAACAACTGTGGCGCAAAATGGCGGCCAAGGGCGATATCGAAAAACGGGCCTACCAGGGCATGTACTGTGCGGGCTGCGAAAAATTCGTGACCGAGCGGGACCTGAACGAGGCGGGCGAATGCCCCAACCACCAGCGCAAGCCGGAAATCGTGCAGGAAGAGAACTACTTCTTCAAGCTCAGCAAGTACAAAGCAGCCCTTCAGGCCCATATGCAAAGCAATCCCAACTTTGTATTGCCGGAATTCCGGGCGGCGGAAGTGCTGCAAATGCTGGAGGATCTGGAAGACATCAGCGTGTCCCGGCATAAGAACTCGGTCAGCTGGGGCATTCCGGTGCCGAATGACGCCGATCAGGTCATTTACGTGTGGATTGATGCCCTCAGCAACTACATTACCGGCATTGGCTATGGCAAGGATGAGGCTCTGTTCAACCGGTTCTGGCCTGCCGATGTGCATATGATTGGCAAGGACATTCTGCGGTTCCACGCCATTTACTGGCCCGCCATGCTCATGTCCGCTGAAATCCCACTGCCCAGCCAGATTTTTGCCCACGGCTTCATCAACATCAACGAAGCCAAAATCTCCAAGAGCGTGGGCAACGTGGTATCGCCCTTTACCCTGAAGGAGCGCTTTGAGCTGCCCAACCCCGATCCCATCCGCTACTACCTGATGACCGTGGCCACCTTCGGACAGGACGGCAGCTTTACGGAAGAAGATTTCAAACTCAAGGTCAACGCCGATTTGGCCAACAATCTGGGCAACCTGCTCAACCGCACCCTGAATATGACCAACAAGTATTTCGACGGTCAGGTGCCTCAGTCTCAACACGCCAAGCCGGGCATCTTGCATGCGGACGGGGTGACTGAGGTGCATCAGGCTTATGCGGCCTTTGAATTCCAGAAAGCGGCGGATCTCATCCTGCAACTGGTCGATTGGGCCAACAAGCAGATCAACGATCAGGAGCCCTGGACTTTATTTAAAGAAGGCAAACTGACCGAGCTGGCCGATCTCATGTATACCGTGCTGGAAACCCTGCGTCAGGTGGCCATTTTGCTCAGCCCCATTACCCCTACCCTCAGCGATGAAATGTGGTCGCAACTGGGCTATCAGGCCAAACTCAGTGACCTGTGCCCCCGCTGGGACGACATTACCAACGCCCACATCCCGGTGGGACAGCGCGTCAATCTGCAAGGCCCCATTTTACCCCGTCTGGACAGCGAACTGGCCGGGGCCACCAAGAAGAAATAA